DNA from Kitasatospora herbaricolor:
GGGGGCTCGGTCGCGTTCATCGACCAGATGTCCGCGGCGGCCGGCTCCGCGGCGTCCACCGCCTTGCCGAAGTCGCTCAGCGAGGTGGTGGAGGTGACCTTGACCTGGTCCTTGGCCTCCTTCGAACCGGCCACGCCGGCGAACGAGAACACCTCGACCACCTTGTGCAGCCGGCCCTGACCGTCCAGCCAGACCTCGTAGGGGACCTCCTTGACCGTGAAGGTCTGGGCGGCCATCCGCAGGCCGTCGGCCCCGCGCCCGCCGGTGGCCTCGGCGGCCTTGGCCAGGTCCAGCGTGCCCCGGTAGTGCTTCAGGGCCACCCCGTCGACCGTCTCGCCGCCGACCAGCTCGGCCTTCTGCGCCCCGCGCAGCGCCCCGGCGGCGCCGGCCGGGTCGGTGGCGCCGCTCGACACCAGGTTCCCGTCGGGCAGCTGGCGGACGTCCAGCTTGACCCACTTGCCGGCCGGCACCTTCGCCCCGCTGTTCTGCAGGTAGACGACGCCCGGCAGGACCACCTCGACGATCTTCCCGGTGGTCGCGGCCCCCGGCGGCACCGCCACCTCCAGCCGGCCGATCCGCTTCACGTAGTCGTAGCCGCCGGCGCCGGTGAACACGGCCTTCTTGTCGGCCGACTCGGTGACCAGCTCGGTGACCGCGCGGGCGGAGCCCGTCCGGCCGGTGATGTCCGCGGCGCCGCGCACGGCCGTCAGCGGATCGGCGGCCAGCTGGTCGGCCGAGCTGTCCTGCCGGTGGTCCGCCCCGCCGGACCCGCCCGAGCAGGCCGCGAGGCCGGTGAGGGCGGCGGCGAGCACCACCGCCCGGGCCGCGGACCGGACGTGCGGAAGCAGCTGGCTCTGGTTCGGCATCTTCATTCTCGCGACAACCCCCTCGGGCCCGAGCGCCCGGCAAGCGCCACCCCCGATGGGCAGAGCTCTTTCCGGACAAACGAGTTGGGCCCCGAGGGGTTACGCACGACCCGGCGCACCCGGAACGTCGCGCGCCGGGGTGCGGGCGCGTTACGGTGAGCCACGTGCACAGTGAGCTGCCGGTCTCCCCCGGCACAGCCCAGATGCCCGGCCACCGCGTGGAGATCACCGAGCGCGGCTCCTTCTGCTTCGCCAACTGCAGCTGCGGCTGGTCCCGGCCCGCCCGGCGCTCCCGGGACCTCGCCAGACGCGAGGCCGCCGAACACCTGGAGGAGAGCGGCGCCGACCAGGGGACGTGACCTCCCGGGCACCCAGCCCACCCAGCACCCGGACACCGGCGCGCGGAGCCGTCCCGGGGCTTCCGGGCACCGAGCCGTCCCGGAAGCCGTGGGAGCCGCCTGGCGGCCCTCCCGGCGGGCCGGGGGACCACGGGTCCCCCGGGCCCCGCGAGCGGCCCTCAGGCGGCGAGATCGGGCTCCCGGGGCGGATCCTCGGCGCGGACCTGACCCGGGACGGCCCGGCGCCGCCGGCCGCCGCCCTTCGGGGCACCCGTCCGCCGCCCGCCCGCCACGACCAGCGGGGCGGCCGCGGTCCGGGCCACCGCGTGGCAGAGCGGCACCAGCACGGCCATCGCGATCGGCGCCAGCAGCAGCACCACCGCGGTCGCCAGCGCGAAGCCGCCGATCACGTCCGTCGGGTAGTGGACGCCCATGAACATCCGGCAGAAGCCCTGCAGCAGCGCCAGGCCGCCGGCGATCCAGCCGAGCCGGCGGTTGACCAGGAAGAGCGCCACCGCGATGCCCATCGACATCGTCGAGTGGTCGCTGACGAAGGAGTGGGTGCCCTCCTTGCCGGCCACCAGGACGTCCAGCCCGGCGTGGTCGACGAAGGGGCGCGGCCGGTTCACGATCGCCGCGATCGGGAGGTTGGCCAGCTCGGCGACGGTCACCGCGAGCGGCGCCCAGAGCAGGCCGGCGACGGCCACCGGGGCGTCCGGGCGGCGGCGGGCCTGCAACCAACCGGTGAGGCACAGCGCGGCCAGCCCGAGCAGGATGCCGTACTCGCCGATCCAGGAGACCAGCGAGTCCAGCCAGCCGGGCGAGGACTTGGCCAGCCCGTTGACGGCGTAGAGCAGACCGAGATCGGGGTCGCTCGTGTCGGCAAGTGGCATCGGCACGCCGCACCTCCTTCTGCTCCGCTGAACCTGCGGTCCCGGCCGGGGTCGGCCCAGCTCAGGAAGCTGACACAGAACCACCGGACACAACGTCACCGCAGGCACACAGGGTTCCACGGGGACGCAGGGTTATGGAAACTTGACTCGCCGTCCACCGTGCGCTCACACCCGGGGCGCCGCCCGGGCTCAGGTCTTTGCCGGCGTTTGACCCGAACCGCCCGCGGCGGCGGCCCGCGCGGGCGGGCTCGCCGCGGGCGTGGTGGCGGGGGTGCCGGCGGGCGCCTGGCCGCCGGCACCCGGCCCGCCCGAACCGGTGATGCTGCCGTCCGCGCCGCGGACCGGCAGGGCGTTGGCGCCGTCCGAGGTGACCCGGGTGGCGCCGATGTACTCCTTGGTGTCGATCTTGTCGTAGCGGATCACCGCGCCGGTGTGCGGCGCGTCGATCATGTAGCCGCCGCCGACGTAGATCCCGACGTGGTGGATGCTGCGCGGGTCGTTCAGGTCGGTGGCCCAGAACACCAGGTCGCCCGGCCGGAGCTGGTCGCGCGACGGGTGCGGGCCGGCGTACCACTGGTCGTTGGCGACCCGGGGCAGCGTGATCCCCACCGAGGCGTACGCGGCCTGGGTGAGCCCGGAGCAGTCGAACCGGCCGCCCTGCGAGGGCAGGCCCTCGCCGCCCCACAGATAGGGCGTGCCCAGCACGTTCTGCGCGAAGTAGATCGCGCCGGCGGCCTGCTGCGAGACCTCCACCGCGGCGGTCGGCGCGGTGAAGCTGCGGGCCAGCGTCGAGATGTTCCGCACGTACCCCTGGGTCTCCGCGTACGGCGGCACCCCGCCGTACTTGATCACCGCGTACGGGCCCGCGTTGTAGGCGGCCAGCAGGTTGGCCTGCCCGTCCCCGGGCACCTTGGAGACCTCCCGGGCCAGCGCGCAGTCGTAAGTCGCCGCGGAGGCGATTGCGTCGGCCGGGTCCCAGATGTCCTTCTTGCCGTCCTTGTTG
Protein-coding regions in this window:
- a CDS encoding C40 family peptidase, coding for MVLRKAGTAAAATGVVLAGFVGLVTFGTYAASGTPQHQGSRAALSAGTVPAAYQGLIQEWGSLCPEISPPMLAAQLYQESGFDPSARSPAKAYGMAQFLESTWATYGVDANKDGKKDIWDPADAIASAATYDCALAREVSKVPGDGQANLLAAYNAGPYAVIKYGGVPPYAETQGYVRNISTLARSFTAPTAAVEVSQQAAGAIYFAQNVLGTPYLWGGEGLPSQGGRFDCSGLTQAAYASVGITLPRVANDQWYAGPHPSRDQLRPGDLVFWATDLNDPRSIHHVGIYVGGGYMIDAPHTGAVIRYDKIDTKEYIGATRVTSDGANALPVRGADGSITGSGGPGAGGQAPAGTPATTPAASPPARAAAAGGSGQTPAKT
- a CDS encoding phosphatase PAP2 family protein codes for the protein MPLADTSDPDLGLLYAVNGLAKSSPGWLDSLVSWIGEYGILLGLAALCLTGWLQARRRPDAPVAVAGLLWAPLAVTVAELANLPIAAIVNRPRPFVDHAGLDVLVAGKEGTHSFVSDHSTMSMGIAVALFLVNRRLGWIAGGLALLQGFCRMFMGVHYPTDVIGGFALATAVVLLLAPIAMAVLVPLCHAVARTAAAPLVVAGGRRTGAPKGGGRRRRAVPGQVRAEDPPREPDLAA